A section of the Flaviflexus equikiangi genome encodes:
- a CDS encoding GNAT family N-acetyltransferase translates to MTITLTRLDPVGVDYDELVSFMTSNRFPFHVRQTVTREDVETAIADGSYRDDDNDSYWIDHDSLGRIGFLRFEDLTDLAPLFDMRLAQSMRGRGLGAQVLEAATAHAFSLAGVDRFEGQTREDNIAMRRVFARCGWVQEAYYREAWPVEGGKPLASVAYSVLRRDWETGTVTPIVWDL, encoded by the coding sequence GTGACTATCACCCTGACCCGCCTCGACCCGGTAGGCGTCGACTACGACGAGCTCGTGTCGTTCATGACGTCCAACCGCTTTCCCTTTCACGTGCGCCAGACGGTGACCCGTGAGGATGTCGAGACCGCTATCGCCGACGGCAGCTACCGCGACGACGACAATGACTCATATTGGATCGATCACGACAGTCTCGGCAGGATCGGTTTCCTCCGGTTCGAGGACTTGACGGACCTGGCGCCTCTGTTCGACATGAGGCTTGCCCAATCCATGAGAGGACGAGGTCTTGGCGCCCAGGTCCTCGAGGCGGCCACGGCGCATGCCTTCTCCCTTGCCGGCGTCGACAGGTTCGAGGGGCAGACGCGGGAGGACAACATTGCCATGAGGCGGGTGTTCGCACGGTGCGGGTGGGTCCAGGAAGCCTACTATCGTGAGGCGTGGCCCGTCGAGGGAGGCAAACCTCTCGCCTCCGTCGCCTACAGCGTGCTCCGCAGGGATTGGGAAACGGGCACGGTCACACCGATCGTGTGGGATCTCTAG
- a CDS encoding YnfA family protein, with product MTITRSLILFAAAALAEIGGAWLVWQGVRESRGWLWIGAGVIALGAYGFVATLQPDANFGRILAAYGGIFVAGSLAWGMVVDGFEPDRYDIAGALLCLLGVAVIMYAPRS from the coding sequence ATGACGATCACCCGCTCCCTTATCCTGTTCGCTGCCGCCGCGCTTGCAGAGATCGGGGGCGCCTGGCTCGTGTGGCAGGGCGTGCGGGAAAGCCGGGGGTGGCTGTGGATCGGCGCTGGCGTGATCGCCCTCGGAGCCTACGGTTTCGTCGCAACCCTCCAGCCTGATGCGAACTTCGGCAGGATCCTTGCCGCCTACGGCGGCATCTTCGTTGCCGGTTCTCTCGCATGGGGCATGGTGGTCGACGGTTTCGAGCCGGACCGCTACGACATTGCCGGGGCGCTCCTGTGCCTGCTGGGAGTCGCTGTCATCATGTACGCGCCCCGATCCTAA
- a CDS encoding ASCH domain-containing protein codes for MNDVIEPWWAAARASLPGLPEDPPGAWAFGATADHADELLSLVLAGVKTGTAMSLRECELTGEAIPRAGDYSIILDGSGRPAAIIQTTRIDIVPFGDIDAEHAHAEGEDDRTLSAWRDIHERYWRTYSPAGFAWDMPVVCERFTLIHPAPETAEVHP; via the coding sequence ATGAATGACGTCATCGAGCCCTGGTGGGCCGCCGCCAGAGCCTCCCTCCCGGGCCTTCCGGAAGATCCTCCCGGCGCGTGGGCCTTCGGCGCCACAGCGGATCACGCCGATGAGCTGCTGTCCCTCGTCCTTGCCGGTGTAAAGACCGGAACGGCGATGTCTCTTCGCGAATGCGAGCTGACAGGGGAAGCCATCCCGCGTGCCGGGGATTACAGCATCATTCTCGACGGATCCGGGCGGCCGGCTGCGATCATCCAGACCACGCGGATCGATATCGTGCCCTTTGGCGACATCGATGCGGAACATGCTCACGCGGAGGGGGAGGATGATCGGACTCTCTCTGCCTGGAGGGATATTCACGAACGATACTGGCGCACCTACTCCCCTGCCGGTTTCGCGTGGGACATGCCGGTGGTGTGCGAACGCTTCACACTCATCCACCCCGCACCCGAGACCGCCGAGGTTCACCCATGA